The DNA region TTCAGTGTTTTGCTGTAAATTGTAATAGTGATGATGGAAGAAACTTCATTGCCTCAATTATATTACACAAAATGTTTACAAGATTATTTAGAATATGCAACACCATGTCCCCGATTTTGCGACAGAAGAAAGTAAGATATTGCTCTTTCCGTTGATTGCTGACGAGATTTCCATATTGTAATATAAAGCTGCTTCAATCCGAATACAAGCCACCCTCAGCAATTGTAATGAAGTTCCCTGAGCATCTGGTTTAATCTTGTGCGGTGGACATCCATGTCTCTGGAGATGGTCCAGTAACTCCAGTTTGTGAAGGAATGGACTCAGCAATTGCACACTCGAAAAAGAGTGAAGCCACTCAGCAGCAGCTCTTGTTTATGTACAGAACACGAGAATATCAACAATTTGTATGTACGCGTAAACAGAAAATATCCACAACAAAATTGATCGCAAATGCAATCGACAACGTACATTTATGTACTtgtatgtaaatgataaataGTATTAACAGTAACAATTGGAATGTGTCATTTTAATGTTAATGGATATTAAACAAGCTGCGGCTCGTTCTGGTCCCTCGTCGAAAAGTCTTCAGCAGACAACACAAATCTGAGCTGGGCTGCATCAATAAGTGGATGTGACGGCGCCTTTGATAAACATGTTTTTGTATATCATCAAgacaattaaaaaataattcagaAAACATAGGATGCGTTAGCATGACATAAAAATTTACCTAGGACGCATATAAAGAATCAAAATTTGCCACAAACTTATTTGTCATGCACATTATCCACACAATACACCAACTATACTCCCTGAAAAAAACCTTAATAAATTGCTCTAATTGCCTTGCTCTACCGACCAAGGCGCCGAAAATTAGAAATGGAAAACTCCGACACTGCCTACTGTGAAATTTAGACTATATAAAGTGATCAACTCTTTTGCGTAGCAACTCTGCATTCTTTGTTGAGTCCCTTCTTATTTCACTTTCCTCTTTAACTGCAgaaatattaaacaaaataaaatgcagAAATGTTTGGTCCGATTAGTTGAAGTTCTGATCTTTATCTGCATGATCCTACTTATTGCCCTGGATGTCAATATACAAGTTCGCTGTCAAAAAGTAATTGAAGTAGGCGGTGGCGGTGGCGGTGGCGGTGGCGCCGGGGGCGGTGGTGGGGTGGTAAAACTACAAACAACACAGCCACCAGCACCTTCTCCTTCACAGGTCTCATCTCTTTTTGCTGATGAAAGGCTTGCTGTAGTGTATCCTGTCATCCAAAAATTCAAGAACCTCATAATTTCCGATCCATTAAACATCACAGCCACCTGGATTGGCACTGATATATGCAGTTACAAGGGATTTTACTGTGATGCCCCTCCGGATAACAAATCCGCCATCGCACTTGCTTCCATTGATTTCAATGGATTCCAATTATCAGCACCAACCCTCGACGGGTTTCTTGATCAGCTCCCGGATATAGCTCTTTTCCATGCAAATTCCAACAGATTTTCAGGAACAATTTCTCCAAACATTTCCAAGCTAACCTATCTCTACGAGTTAGACGTAAGTAACAACCTGTTATCAGGGCCATTTCCCACAGCCATTGTAGGCATGAACGGCCTGTCTTTCTTGGACATACGGTTCAATTTCTTCACCGGTTCGGTCCCGTCCCAACTTTTCACGAAAGACCTCGACGTAGTATTCATTAACAACAACAATTTCTTGACCAGGCTGCCTGAAAACATCGGCAACGCACATGTTCTTTACCTCACCTTAGCTAATAACAAGTTTTTCGGCCCAATCCCACATAGCATTTCCAGGGTTTTCTCAAGTTTAACGGAGGTTCTGCTCCTCAACAATTTACTAAGCGGCTGCCTGCCTTATGAACTAGGATTCTTGAAACAGGTTACTTTATTTGACGCTGGAAACAATCTTCTAACCGGGCTGTTGCCATTTTCTCTGGGATGCTTGCAAAAGCTGGAGATTCTAAATTTTGCAGGCAATCTGTTGTATGGAAATGTGCCTGAAGTTCTATGCAGCCTAGGAAACTTGGCCAATCTTTCTCTGTCGGATAACTATTTCACGCACCTTGGTCCCATTTGTTTGAAACTCGTCAAGAATGGCATGCTTGATGTGAGAAAAAATTGTATTCCTGGTCTGCCATTACAGAGATCAGTGGCAGAATGTGCAGCATTTTTCGCACGTCCGAGGTATTGTCCCTATACTGCAACATATGTACATATGCCTTGTTGGGTTCCTCACCCTAACTCTGCGCCATTGGCCCTTTCTGAATTGGCTCCTTCACCACTTCCTTAGTCATCTTCTTGTTCTAATCAATCTTGATTTTCAGTGTTAATGCCAGTGCCTGTTAAATATCCGCGTAAATCAACAAGATTAGTAGTCAATGGTACTTGCATGTAGCGTTAATTCTCAAATGAAACATCTATAAGTTAAGAAATGAAGCACGCATAAATAAAGGTTGTGTTTGGATTATCgacaaaattcaaataagatcCTTCCGCAAATAAAATCTTCTTCGTCCAAATCAAATTAATCATTCTAATcacaatatattattttactaaAAAATATAACTTCCGTTTTGTTAATAAAATATTCGATTTTTGTGTATTAATGTTCATTTGTGATATTTATGTAGTGATTATTATGTCGGTCCCTCAGCTTTTCAGCCTTCTACGGTCACCCAAATCagcaataattcaaataatttaacCATCTAATCacggcaaaaaaaaaaaaatagattttaGTCACATATAAATTGTGGCCCCAACTCATTATaacaatattataattaaaattaatgagtGAAGTGTTTGTATAATTTATTTAGCTATAGTAGTTCGATCTAACAAACTAATAAGACATAATAACGTACAAATTCTAGGCTAGATATGATAAtacacaaaatcatatataataCTTTTCATTTTCTTATTTCCTCCGGTTTAGGCTATAGTACTTCAACATCTGTCAATTACAATAATAGAAAACATGATAGAGACCAAGTTTTTTTGGACATGGTGAGGACGTAGATTTGATTTACTTAATATAATAAGTCGAAATATAATATAGTTGTCTAATATTTCAATATGATGTATTCTGAGAAGAAAGTAGTAGATGTAATAAATCAAAGTGAGGTGTCAATACGAATGCAATAATTGTATTGTATTGGTTTCTAGAGTGAATATCGTAGGTTAAAAATGTCTATTTTCGATGTATCACTTTTTCTCATTAATTCATATTGATTCATTATAATCAATTATTTTCGACCCAAAATGAACTCACATTTCTGGATCGAAGTCACGTTGTTCAGATGAACCATATGCCCGGGTTGATAACCCACTATTCATTGGACTGATCACTTTTCGGGTCGAAGCCACGTTGTCCAGTTGACACAATTTCCGGTACGATGACCATTGTTCAAGGCTTCAATAAAGAGtcattcattcattcatttaTAGTAGTTTCTAAATTATTGGAATTCAATAATATCCTCACGGTATCAAACATTCATTACAATATGATAAATGTGAGTTTCAATGTGATGCATTATCTAATAAAAAGAATGGAAATTTTATCATAAATGTTAGGCAAAATGCCAAAACCTATACTGAAAAAATCTGTCAGTAAAATCTCACATCAATTGCTTGACTAATAACTTGTTTTCTTAATCCAATTAGTTCAATAATCTCTAGAATAATAATTTTTGTGATGTTATGTGTATTAGTAAGTTTGCTAGATATTTGACTGCCATAATGTTCAAACTTTTAGTCAAAATTGATTTTGATACtatataatattttacaaaaaaaattattataatttgaaatcatctccaaaaaatatgaaaattttaaagtaggtGTATCTTACTTAGTTCTACACTTTCTGTTAAGAAAAGTTCTTGAAATTCCAAAACTATTTTGTCCAGATTGCGTATTTTCAGGCTAGTCTTCAACGGGTTTGGTTGCCGAAAAACGGTGGCTTCCTCGAATGTTTTCGTTCATCGGTCAGAACTTTGGTGCATTAGAGATCATGGTAAacaacttttattttatatttatgtccAGAACAGTGTGCAGGATAGTAAAATATAAGCATCAGAACaatttttaaacctttaaaaaaacaattgatAGAATTTTGTTTGTAAACAAAATCATAAGAAATCGTATACTAAGTGGAAAAACTATGGAATTTGAACTCAAACCCTAAAATCAGTGCAGAAACCTTCGATCATGgttcgtttttttaaaaaacatggtGCGTGGAAGGCATATGGCACCATGCCGAAACGTGGGAtgggatgtatatgtatatatattttatgttaGTTTCATACCTCCGAGTTTGAGGTGTTACATGAATAATGTAATCAGAATTGTAAATAAGAttaacattattttcaaaatagatTTGAAATGTTCCCACTGTTTTAGTTCTAGCTTCTCATAAATCAATTATCATAAAGTGTTTGGAAGAAAAAGGAGCAAACTAATTATATATGCTCATTCTTTTTTAGTTGAGATttctttattttaaagggtTTTTTTTTCTCGTTTACTTATGAAATCTCCTTTTAACTGATTCAAAAATCATCCATTTTTCGATGCTGATTTTTGGCAATTCAAGATTTTCTCATTCCTTTAAATTTTCTTCCGTAATCTATggaaatattataatattattaaaaaaagctCATTCACAAATTCCACCTTTGTATGCTTTAAATTTAATGGTGCGCTTTTTAtcgtgtttaattaatttaatttaatttattcgaATAAATAGGAGCACCACTTAGTAAGCATCTTTAGTAAATTGAAAGCAACCGTTCGAGAAATCAGAAGTCAAAAGGTTTTGAAAAAAAAGGCAACTTCTTTCTAAAAGTGTACGGTCATTGACTAATTTtctaaccttttttttttttgttttgaaaaaataataacatgGGCATATATTACTGATCTCTCTTGATATGCTAGAAAATAAGAGAATTGGATCCAAATTAATTAACTACaagtaaaatattaaataagatgTGAATAAATGTGAGGgtcctataaaaaaaattagtagacgATCTCAGATCTATATTCATGAGACGGATGGATCGATCTAATCTGTATCTACGAcgaacataaaaataatatttttaatagaaAATTTTTGACATAAATCAAGTCGCTCTCATGTATAGAGTCCAACAGAAGACACGAGTTAAGTGGAAGAGTATGTACACACAATTGTTAGAGATACAACAAGCAGGAGAATTAGGATCCATAGGGAAAAAAAACACATATCATATatgtaaaaaataaatttagattATTGGATTAACATTTAAGATAATATCTTAAAACGCGATGATGGGAAAGAATATATTATTTGCGGCTGCTGCTTATCTCTATGAGAAGTTATCCCCACATGATATTACTGAATTGTTGGCTGTTAAGGAAGGCGTAAGAAGGGTTATCTAGTTTCAAGCTTCTAACTGGATTGCTGAATCAGATGCATTGTTGGTGATCAGATATATTCACGTTTCCTCTTGTTTTGCTATGGATGAACGTACGTGTCGCTTAGGATATTTGATTTGAAATACTTGTTCAAGATCGGTTGGTGCTTCGGTGGTTCGTTGCTCAAGGCGTGCCAACCAATTTGCTCATTACTTAGTGGAGCTAGCCACGCTTCAAAAGTATTTAAGCATCAGTAAATCTCAAATATCATAACAATTtgattattttctcaaaattctaAACAATAGATTTTTACTCTAAAAATTCAAACTACAAAATTCATAAACGTCATAGTTCAATATTATTACAACTAAATATCTGACATAAATAAGAGTTGTCGAATTAGGGTTTGTGTTTGCGCGATTTCTTGCTTAATTTTTCCAATTCAACCCACAAATCGATGTTATATGACCAGTGTTAGGATCGGACGCCCAAAATTCGAGTGGGGAAGAGCTGGGACGAGAAAGGGGTGTCGCCTAGTGGAgtgaaaaaacaaaaataaaaaaaataaaacaatttttttaaaaaaaaaaagaaaactaaattttttttatcctgaactgaaaaaacaaaaaataaataaaatacggTTCTATTTTTAACAAATGctgaaaaaacaaaaattaaaaaattaaaagtatactttttttaaaagaaaatgtggTGCTAGAGTCGATGCTAATCCAAGAATGGCTCCGCTATGCTATTccaattttcttgaaaaaggCTGCAAAATTTGACAGTCTTTCATGATAATGATATAatctttttataaaaaaaagaaatgtgACAAACATCTAAACTTTGTATTGTACAATTTTTGTACGATATATTATGTTTAACTTTCAACATCtgtttattttaagaaaattatattatgtTTAATTACAATTCAtcatatgatattaatattatcaaaggcaaaaatttgtgtgagacagatctcttatttggttcatccatgaaaaaatattaatttttatgataagagtattactttttattgtgaatatcgatacggttgacccgtctcacagataaagattcgtgagaccgtctcacagataaagattcgtgagatcgtctcacaagatacctactcattATTAAATTATCTAATACTTGTATCGACTATGAGTCCCATGAAGTTCCTATCAAGAGGAAGTAGAAGTGATCAGTGTTATATTTTAGATTGAAACTTTGGGTTCTATTGTGATAAGACAATTGACATAATTAAAGCATTAATTGAAATTAATGTCTTTTCACAATGGAACTTATGTATCCCACGCATGTAAGAAAAGAAACAAACTATTTTGTTAAAAGAATAGAAAATTGCAACTTTACAAATTACATGCATAGGATACTCAACAggggtatttttattttttcaaatcacataataataataattttaaaaaaatgactgTATCTTGATGGGTCGTCCTCAATCTTTAACGCATGTGACAGCTCCAAAATCAAGAAacctttaattttaaataatacaaACATGTCTCTAAGGTCAAGGTtacataatatttaatattaaataaaaacaacaacAATCCTGGGAAGGAATAAAAATCTTAttggatttaattaaaaaaaacttgtgatatcgtctcacgagttaattttatgagacatatattttatcTGACTCGacccataaaaaatattattgttaatcataaaaatattaattttattttaaatattgatatAAATTTGTTAGATGATGTCATAGTATATTTATTCTAGTTAAAACAACTCCATGCCACTGTTTCACTCGTGATCTCCGAGTTAACTTACACCTGCGACATCTACGCTGGATGGTCAATCCCTAAAAAGTCCGACAATCCTGTGATTTTTGTGCTCGTCCAACCTCTCAATTATCAAACCccattaaattttataatacaaaataaattaataaatataattgatTGAgggtcatatatatatatataattgcttCATCTTGTTTTGTTTCTATCAGGCTTGATCAAATCGAACGAGGACCCagctatattataaataattgtaATTATGTGTTCAAtatcattaatatttttatatcttATTTTAAGCTTTACTTTTACCATTTGTTATTGGAGAAAAAAACTCGTAAAAATCTATTTAATAAAGTActtataacataaaattttctaTATAAACATTCATTCATCCACACTATAAGTGAATTTGGTTAGAGAAGTCAatagatttaaaaaatatttttaaaaaaattagaaattttcACTTTTTAGCTTCACTtctatttgtttttaaaaataaaaatattttttgacatTTATGTACGCAACACATGCAACCGATcgctaaaatattattatttcacaACAAAAATGAGCCCATGGATGTCACAatcaaatttaataacatttatcccaaaagttcaagttttatTAGCTCATACCCTCCAACTACCATTACTCAAAAAATGGTCTtgcattttattattattgaggGGATGTTTACACGACGGATACAAAatcttataattattatttaaaataaataaatgatttagtcagaatattactttttagcAACAATTGTGGGGATATGCATCATCTTacactttattttaattttatttttaaagttcaCAATACTTttatattcgtatccatattttgatttggttATATTAAATGACAATATTATCGTGACTACATATTTCGATTTGTCAaaggaagaaagaaaagaacAGAAAGAAAGACAGACAGACTCAACCAGATGAAATCCAATATCTTTAAAAGTTGACTCGATAAGATTTCGAGTACAATTTAGATGGATGCCATTggttaataaataaacttgacctgcaatatatatatatatacattatatAAACTCGTGTTTTTGAATGATAATTTGAATATACACACATGTTTCAACGACTTCCAGAAAAATGGAACTTGTAGAAGTTGGAATAATAAAGAACTCGAAAATCGAATAAAGAAATGGCCGACAATGGGATCAcaatcaactcagatatatTTGACATTTTGAAGAACAAATTAAAGAAACCCTCACGATTCAATTCCCAACAAatccccaaaaaaaaaattattttgtttgagAATCCATCGTTCACCAGCAAGCAATTAAATCTTTTTCCGCGCTTTGGACGGTGGTGATTAGACTTTTCCTATCTACAGCCGTTGATGATGGGGAATTTTGTGTTTAAGATGATTCAAGAACTAGTGCAGGTGGTGTTTCTGTAGTGG from Primulina tabacum isolate GXHZ01 chromosome 14, ASM2559414v2, whole genome shotgun sequence includes:
- the LOC142525641 gene encoding uncharacterized protein At4g06744-like, whose translation is MQKCLVRLVEVLIFICMILLIALDVNIQVRCQKVIEVGGGGGGGGGAGGGGGVVKLQTTQPPAPSPSQVSSLFADERLAVVYPVIQKFKNLIISDPLNITATWIGTDICSYKGFYCDAPPDNKSAIALASIDFNGFQLSAPTLDGFLDQLPDIALFHANSNRFSGTISPNISKLTYLYELDVSNNLLSGPFPTAIVGMNGLSFLDIRFNFFTGSVPSQLFTKDLDVVFINNNNFLTRLPENIGNAHVLYLTLANNKFFGPIPHSISRVFSSLTEVLLLNNLLSGCLPYELGFLKQVTLFDAGNNLLTGLLPFSLGCLQKLEILNFAGNLLYGNVPEVLCSLGNLANLSLSDNYFTHLGPICLKLVKNGMLDVRKNCIPGLPLQRSVAECAAFFARPRYCPYTATYVHMPCWVPHPNSAPLALSELAPSPLP